Below is a window of Prionailurus viverrinus isolate Anna chromosome A1, UM_Priviv_1.0, whole genome shotgun sequence DNA.
GAGCAAGACAGTTTAAAAATGGGGTCTGAGTCACAAAAGAAATGGTTGATCTTCTGGGGGCCACAGAAGCTTAGATGGGAGATGAGTATAGTAGGTAGCAGAGGGGCAATGAAGCCCCCAATCCATGATCCAGCTGAAAATCGCAGGCACACCCGAAGACTCATGAGAAGTGAATACCTTAAAGGACTGCAGATGGCCAGGTAccggtcataggccatcactgCGAGCAGGATGCACTCTGTAGCTCCCATGGAGAAAAAGAAGTAGTACTGGGTTATACAACCAAAAACAGAGATGGTAACAACCTGTGCGAGGCAGGTGGCCAGCAACTTAGGCACCGTGGCTGTGGTGTACCAGATCTCCAGGAATGACAAATTTcctaaaaaaatgtacatgggTGTTTGGAGTGTGACATCCGtgagaacaatgaaaataataagagtGTTTCCCATGAGGGAGAGCAGATACACAGTGAGAAATATCACAAACAAGGTTAGCCGCAGATAGAGAACACTAgaaaacccaagaaaaatgaactcTGTCACTGCTGTTTGGTTTGTTCCATCCATATCTCATTGTCTCTGATCTGAAATAAGCCAACAAGTCCAGAATATGGCATATGAGCAAgaatggaatatttatttatttatttattcattatttcattataaacctagagtcaataataataaaaattaattgctaaaagaaacattttgaatttttataaaaattttcccTGAATTAGTTCACttgatttacaaaataattttccatagtaAATAGTATAATAATTcacttttaaaggaaagaaactgagctagaaaatatatttctcacagttACATCCCTTTAAGTGATGTAACTTAAAACAGCAAGGTAGGTTGTTTTAAAAGACCATAGTACCAGCTAATACATCAAATGTGGCTGCTGGAAGAACATGGCTTTATTCCACCACTGAGTATTTCACATACTTGCATTAGAAAATGGTGAAGGTTAGATCTGCAACATATAGATCAGGAGCTAGTGGATGGGGTGGAACTCATAATGGAACTCGTAGGCATAGCTGTTGTCTTATGACAATAAATGTACTAACTTTGTGACTGCTGTTATACACTGTCATTTAGGGTTTGGTTGGAGATTGATAGACAAGTAAGTTCTATCTCCAGAAAATAAGAGTAAGATTCTACAATTGtgtggaaataattttttgtaaGTATTCCTTTAAACTTCCTAATTttggctttgtttatttttagagtcaTTCCATTCACTAATTTTCCTGCATAAGTTAGGAACAGTGAAGAAAATAACTTTGAAGTCAGAAATTCTTTCATTCTTCAAGGAACATAGAGTTTGTTTCCATTGAATCATTACTGtgaaataacatttaatataaGATATTActaagtgtacaatatagtattcAGAATTGtagttttttaacttttcctaccaaaatataaaaaaaaaataggcttagaacttataatttaagaaaacagttgGAGGAAAGAAGTGggactattttaaaaacatttttcctgaGTTTGATTCTTTATTtccataagaaaaatattaacatttagaTGATAAGTGTAAGATGAAAAGtccaaagtattttttattgcttttataaaataattatttaacggacatttttctcttagtattaatataaaatgaataaataactgtttgaaaaataatatcaatAGAGCTGTGACAAAAGAATCAGGTCTACATCAtcccaaagagaaaaaattcctgttctctttttaaaagttatcatgGTTATTTAATTCTGCCCTTATTAAAAATAGGGTTACACATGTTATATATAACTGTTGGAGGAAACTTGAtggtagaaaaaattaattttaaatcatttaatgcttttatacaaataaaatatttaaatacaaagataaacTTACACGTTTTAagattagtttatatatttagtttatattatttcatatgtctataagtttatatatgtttatataatttatattatatatttatatatttaatagtttaaaattcttcaaaatttaaaatttaatgtataaattGTTGAAATTTAGTCATAGtgcttttttaagcttattttttgagaaaaagaatgagaatgaatgcCGGAGGGGCAGAAGgcgagagtgagaatcccaatcaggatttgtgctgtcagtgcagaacctgacatggggatTGATCCCATAaactcatgacctaagccaagatcaagagttaggaggcttaacagactgagccatctaggcacccctatagtggttttgatttctaagCTATGTTTGCCTATTCTACATGCCAAATCAATGTCTGAGAAAGAATATTGTCCCATACTGCAGAAATatccaaaattataaaagtacTATTAAGTAACTCCACTACTATCTAGGCAAGTGAAACATAGTACAGAGCATATCCGAGGTGTACTCACAGCCTTTATTCTGTTCAGTTATTTTTCAGGAATTGAATTTTATTAGttaaatgttctttaaatgtttcttttcaccAAGCTGTATATTAGAGCACTCTACATTCAGTTTGTCCATAAGGGAAATAAGCTAAGTAATCGCCCTGCTATTTTATTGGCCCTTTTATACCATCTATGCAATAAACAACATATTccctgtgtgtattttttttctcaaattttgtaTACCCAATAGCCAGAGTGCAGAAAAAAGCGTGGTCTGAAATTGCCCTTGTGAGAAGTGTTAGAATTTAATTAACACTGAGGTCTGGAAATTTGCCTTGTGGCTTCCATGTAGATTCCCTGAGGACTTCCCTTTGGATAGGAGCAGAGACTCTCCAGTTAAGaccaaagaataaacaaaactatgagaaacattaaaaaggtcTTTATAGAAACTGAAGGAATAGCCTTCTGAGTGGCTACATTAGTTGCTACTGCCTGTGGTATTCACCATTCATTTATGAGTATAGAATTGTATCTTTCAACATTTCAGCCACCATAGGCATGCTCAGAATATAGTATTCCCTGCTGCAAAGTACATACTAGATCAGCattgaaaagttttgtttttgtttttgtttgtttttttaataacagagtacaaaaaaaaagacaaaagtaaacacTGACTTGGAATCATTTTATAACAAATAACTAAGAAAGCATTACCTAAGTATGTAAAAAACAACGCTGCCTATTATGTAGATTCCAAGGTTAAGCCGTTTCACAGAAGTTTTAAGTACAGGACCATAGAGAATATATGCAAAGAGTGTGAAAATCTGACAAACTTTGCATCAGAAGGTAAGAAAATGATaatctaaataagtaaataaaataagtctggGTGGTATCCTCATATATGTTATAATAAGGGAATTTACTGTATAAGTTTGAGCTTGTTCAtattattcaagaaaaagtatGTTTTGTTCATCATGTTGCTTTGTGAACATTGGTAATcccacatatatgcatatatgcatatacataaataaataaatatattaaaaactcacATTGTATGCAAAAATCCCAAGAAAATCAAACACTtatttaataaagaatgaaactgtTAACAGTGGTTATCAACATGTAAGTGGAAATCACCAAGGAGATACTTGAATAATGCTAATTATCTAAGGATGCCAAATACTGTACCAAGGTATTAGTTATGTTCTTACTGAGAATAATTTTCCAAAAGGTGATGAGAGGtaaacttaaaatagattttGGAACTATATTTGGTATATGATGGAATACACCTATTGTAAGTGTAGATTTCAATATTCTggcaaatatataaatgtatgtaacTACAACCACATTCAAGGTATATAGTCTTCAGAAAGTTGTCTCATGCCTCATGCactcaattattattattttttttcatttagaaccAAGCAATCACTGCTTTCCTTTTTGCTATCATAGCTTAGctatttttttctgggttttcacATATGCACAATCATAAAGCATATATTTCTGGTGCTGGACTTACTTCATACagtataataaattatagattGAATTTATGCTGCTTATGTATTTCATAAgcctatttctttttagtgctgagttGTATTCCCTTGAATAAATATAGCAAAATTTAATCATCCATTAACTTTTATAGATTTTGATGTCCATTCCTATTTTGgtttaagaagaataaagctgcttTGAACTCTCATGTACAAATCCTTGGcaaaaatgtgtttccttttatttgaataaatagcAATGAGTATAATTGCAAGATTATATGGTAAGTGCCATTTAACATTCCCCAGTAGTGATAGCTCTGTTCTGCACATTCTCACCAACGCTTACTATTGTCCCTATGTAATTTTAGATGTTCTGATGAGTGTGTAGGTATCTTATGTCTCACTTTGAAATTTTCTGATAATTAATGatagaattttttcatgtgttcacTGACCATTACAATGAAACTTAAGTGTTCATATGTGGTATACATTTGTAATTGGGTTATTTTCTCACATATTATTACATTGTTGTAGttccatttaaaatgtgtatatgtatgttttgGATATGTGCATGTGagtatattttcttcaaattttgacttctttacttatttctttaacaaattcTCCTAAGGAACAAAAGGTTTTTAATTGTCATGAAGTCaatgttatcatttttatctttcaggGTTTATGCTTTTTGGTATGTGATTTATATCAGGATTAGTCTACTCTAAATTATGAtgatttcttctattattttcttctagaaaaaatacagttttatattttaaatttaggtcAATAACTCTTTTCTAGTGAATTTTCTGCATGGcaactgttgggacttcatcaagataaaaacttctcaacagcaaaggaaacagtcaacaaaacaaagaatggaaTGGTAGAAGgaaattgcaaatgacatatctgataatgggttagtatccaaaatctataaaaaaatttcccaaaagcaacaccccaaaaacaaataatccagggaagaaaataaaacagaaatagatatttttccaaagaaaacatccagatgtcccagagacacatgaaaaggttctcaacatcactcatcaacagggatatatatacaaatcaaaaccacaatgagacaccacctcgcacctttcagaatggctaaaactaacaactcaggcaacaacagatgttggtgaagatacagagaaagaggaatccttCTGCATGGctcttgggaatgcaaactggtgcagccactctggaaaacaatatggagcttgctcaaaaagttaaaaatagaactaccctacaaaccATCAATTGcgctattaggtatttacccaaaggatacaaaaatactgatttgaaaggcacatgcaccccaatgtgtatagcagcattataaacaatagccaaattatggaaagatcccaaatgtccatccactgatcagtcaataaaaagttatatgtgtatttgtatgtatatatatgtatgtatatatatgtgtgtgtatatatatgtgtatatacacatatatatagtgtaatattactCTGAtttcaaaaagaatggaatcttagCATTTGTAATAATGaagatggagctagagggtattatgttaatgaaaagaagagagggaagcaaaccataagagactcttaactgtacagaacaaactgaggattgctctataaagaacttatcaaactcgacaCTCAAAACACAAACAAcgtagttaagaaatgggcataGGACAGAAATGGAcacttttccacagaagacatccagatggctaacagacacatgaaaagatgctcaacatggctcatcatcagggagatacaaatcaaaaccacactgagatactacctcacaccagtcagagtggctaaaattaacaactcaggaattaatagatgttggtgaggatgtggagaaatgagaaccctcttgcactgttggtgggaatgcaaagtgaagccactctggaaaacagtgtagagattcctcaaaaagttaaaaatagaattatcctatgacacagcaatagcactactaagaaattatccaaaggatacagtagTTCTGGTTCATAGGGGGACATgtaccgcaatgtttatagcagcactatcgacaagtcaaatgatggaaagagcccaaatgcccatcaactgatgaatggataaagaagatatggtttatatacacaatggaatactactttacagtgagaaagaatgaaatctggccatttgcaacaacatggatggaactggaggacattatgctaagtgaaataagtcagtcagagaaagtcagataTCATACGTTTCCACTTTTATGCGGAATTTCAGAAATTAAACAGAAGACCATgcgaagggaaggagaaaaatagtttcaaaaagagagggaggcaaaccatcagagactcttaaatatagagaacaaactgagggttgatgggggtgggcaggggagagggggaaatgggtgatgggcattgaggagggcacttgttcagATGAGActtgagtgttgtatgtaagcagtgaatcatgggaatctactcccaaagccaagagaatACTgcatacattgtatgttagctaacttgacaattaattatattttaaaaataaaaataaaaaaataaaaaaaataagaaagccacTTTTtctaaacagacaaacaaacaaacaaacaaaacaacaacaacattcagaaatgggcagaagacacaaatagacacttttccaaagaagacctatagATGacttacagacacatgaaaagatgctcgacatcaggcaaatacaaatcaaacccatgaaccacaatgagatgccacctcacatcttccagaatggctaacattcacaacacataaaacaagaaacaacaggtgttggcaaggatatgaagaaagggGAAATCTTTTGCCCTGTTGATGGtaatgcaaatgggtgcagcaCTCTGAAGAACAACTAGTTTAGTTttcttcaaaaactaaaaatagaactacccaaaatggagctagaatgtaGTATGATAAATGACATAAGTCActagaagaaagacaaataacatatgatttcactcctatgtgagatttaagaaacaaaacagatgaacatattggaaagaggaggaagagaagatagAGAAACAAACTAAGAGattcttagagaacaaactgagggttgatggagggaagtgggggggatgggctagatgagtgatgggcattaagaggggcacatgttgtgatgagcactaggtattatatgtaagtgatgaatcactgaattctactcctgaaactgatattgcactgtatgttaattaagtaaaatttaaattaaaaaaggaaaaaaagataaaaataaaaaattaaaataaattaattttaaaaaaggaaccatAAATTGATGAGTTAGAAAATTATCAGATTATACAGAGATCAAAAGATGTTACAATTCAGATATGCTTGCACAAAGCATGgcatagaaattaaaatgagtgCATGTCTGTAATATATTTTGTTGAAACCTTGACAATATCAAAAGGTGCAAGTATTTAGTTATAAGAATGAAGGGATATTTCTTAGAGATCTTTTTAATCAAACTATATGTCCACTGATACATCTAAATGTTTGTACCTCAGCCATGTCAACCTACAtcaaaaatgaagaaggaaatatattaaaaagttttgAATTTGGCTATTGTGCAATGGAGCACCTATGAAATCTATGccatatcaacagcatttttgagaattttaataAGGGGGAAACACTGTCAGCTTgagactgagaaacagagaggacATAAAATGATGAAAGTATGGCAGTTATGAAAATTATCCTGGCTGAAAGCAGGGTGATAACAAATACTTTCAATTGTGTGCtaacttttgagaaaaaaaaagtaaggtatCAGATGGTGGAACTCAGAGTCAGAAGGCAGAACCAAGAGTGTAGAATGTAAGACAAAGAACACAGAAGACTAAACTAAGAGCATAGGGAAGCTTAGGGAGGATTTTTCATAgtcatagaaaattttaatttttaaagaaaaagagaccaTGTATAATAAACATAACTTACCTCCGtggtaagtttttttaaatagtttatagctaatcaaaacatttcaaataaaactgaATAGTTTATACtctaacaattttaaaacatggttaataaccatttcaataaatgcttgttaaataaAGATAACCTCATACCTAAAATTAATGGGTTTCTAAAGTGATagtaattttttgaagaatttcattttatttttcattttttatttattttttgaacatatttgtttatttttattgtttaatatgtAAGTTATATCCCTCTATTataaaacaatcattttttttaattttttttatttaattttttttttaattttttttttcaacgtttatttatttttgggacagagagagacagagcatgaacgggggaggggctgagagagagggagacacagaatcggaaacaggctccaggctctgagccatcagcccagagcctgacgtggggctcgaactcacggacagcgagatcgtgacctggctgaagtcggatgcttaaccggctgcgccactcaggcgcccctcttttttttttaaataacattttttttaatagaaatgctGGATAAATCAAGgcacctagttttttttttttttatatttaacttttttggtGTTTGTAGATTCACATATAGTTGTAGATTCACATAAAGAAATGCTTAcccttttggggtacctgggtggctcagtcagttaagtgtccaactctgattttggctcaggtcatgatctcagggttcatgagatcaggctgcactttgggctctgtgctgacagcccagaacctgcttggatctctccctctgaccttccctcactcatgttctgtctttctctttcttaaaaataaacattagaaagttaaaaaaagaaatactttccaCATTGATAGCATTTAACAAAACTCTAGTAAAATTACACAACCAGAATAGTGATATTGATATAGTCATTTCCAACACCACAAAAACTTGTCATTATGCCCTTCAATAGCAACATTCACTTGTATTCACCTACCCATCCTAAACTCTGGCATGTACTAATATATTCATCAtctctataatatttttaaggttaagaacattatataaataGGATCATAGAGTACATAATCTTTTGATATTGACCTTTGCATCACTTAGCATGAAGCCCTTGATAAATCAAAGTTTTCGTGTGCATCAAGAGATTGTTGCTTTACATTGCTGagtatttcat
It encodes the following:
- the LOC125165751 gene encoding olfactory receptor 6F1-like produces the protein MDGTNQTAVTEFIFLGFSSVLYLRLTLFVIFLTVYLLSLMGNTLIIFIVLTDVTLQTPMYIFLGNLSFLEIWYTTATVPKLLATCLAQVVTISVFGCITQYYFFFSMGATECILLAVMAYDRYLAICSPLRYSLLMSLRVCLRFSAGSWIGGFIAPLLPTILISHLSFCGPQKINHFFCDSDPIFKLSCSDTFLVEALGYTCTSVVILSSFLLTMFSYGYIVVTIIKLSSQKAQRKALSTCASHLTVVTIYYGTIIFAYVRPPATHNFTIGKVISVFYCVVTPLVNPLIYTLRNKDVKKAFRKVLTRKRLLLTRKMQ